One window of the Deinococcus metalli genome contains the following:
- a CDS encoding S8 family serine peptidase has translation MAVLAMAITACGTTPSVGAPTGTDAGGDRQLVTLRIGPGVTSAALSAALSGAQVLVFDHTTGRAVLSVPAATAGTLAPGSMSTQALGSLDAGVLGVEPDGVMKVLTDDPEADALGATTWAGGLTTWAGGLTTWAGGAITWAGGTSFLNNTDLTSATAYWNRLGLSTAQQKIPELGSGVKVAVIDTGLDMAHPLLQGRIDSAGGWDYVGGDGNPQEENTGGKYGHGTAVAGIVLQIAPNAKVIPMRALAPDGSGRISNVTAAVNRAVSVGARVINLSLGSTSNSVALNTAISAALAQGVLVVNSSGNAGTQGIVYPGAGLGTTFGVNSGLFAVGSVTLGLQKSAFTQYGANMSMTAPGELVLTTYPDARLVKASGTSFAAPAVAGALALALSTGASSASVITAVKASATLNQDLLFNLQLGAGTLNVGALAGKFR, from the coding sequence ATGGCGGTCCTGGCCATGGCGATCACGGCCTGCGGCACCACGCCGTCGGTGGGCGCCCCGACCGGCACCGACGCCGGCGGCGACCGGCAGCTGGTGACGCTGCGGATCGGCCCGGGCGTGACCAGCGCGGCCCTGAGCGCGGCGCTGAGCGGCGCCCAGGTGCTGGTGTTCGACCACACGACGGGCCGCGCCGTGCTGAGCGTGCCGGCCGCCACCGCAGGTACCCTCGCGCCCGGCAGCATGAGCACGCAGGCACTGGGCAGCCTCGACGCCGGCGTGCTGGGCGTGGAGCCCGACGGCGTGATGAAGGTCCTGACCGACGACCCCGAGGCGGACGCGCTGGGCGCGACCACGTGGGCCGGCGGCCTGACCACCTGGGCCGGCGGCCTGACCACGTGGGCCGGTGGGGCCATCACGTGGGCGGGCGGCACGAGCTTCCTGAACAACACCGACCTGACCTCGGCCACGGCCTACTGGAACCGGCTCGGCCTCTCCACCGCGCAGCAGAAGATTCCCGAGCTGGGCAGCGGCGTGAAGGTCGCCGTGATCGACACCGGCCTTGACATGGCCCACCCGCTGCTGCAGGGCCGCATCGACAGCGCAGGCGGCTGGGACTACGTGGGCGGCGACGGGAACCCCCAGGAGGAGAACACGGGCGGCAAGTACGGCCACGGCACCGCAGTCGCGGGAATCGTCCTGCAGATCGCCCCGAACGCCAAGGTGATTCCCATGCGCGCCCTGGCGCCGGACGGCTCCGGCAGGATCTCGAATGTCACGGCGGCCGTGAACCGCGCGGTCAGCGTCGGCGCCCGCGTGATCAACCTGTCGCTCGGCTCGACCAGCAACTCGGTCGCGCTGAACACCGCGATCAGCGCGGCGCTGGCGCAGGGTGTCCTGGTCGTGAACTCCAGCGGGAACGCCGGCACGCAGGGCATCGTGTATCCCGGCGCCGGTCTGGGGACCACCTTCGGCGTGAACAGCGGCCTGTTCGCGGTCGGCAGCGTGACGCTGGGCCTGCAGAAGTCGGCGTTCACGCAGTACGGCGCCAACATGTCCATGACCGCGCCGGGCGAACTCGTGCTCACGACCTACCCCGATGCCCGCCTGGTGAAGGCCAGCGGCACGTCCTTCGCGGCCCCCGCCGTGGCCGGCGCGCTGGCCCTGGCGCTGTCCACCGGCGCCAGCAGCGCGTCCGTGATCACCGCCGTGAAGGCCAGCGCCACGCTCAACCAGGACCTACTCTTCAACCTCCAGCTGGGCGCCGGAACGCTGAACGTCGGCGCGCTCGCCGGGAAATTCCGCTGA